A region from the Salvia splendens isolate huo1 chromosome 15, SspV2, whole genome shotgun sequence genome encodes:
- the LOC121769558 gene encoding peptide methionine sulfoxide reductase A5-like, with translation MKVTALFFFLTFISLSANSALSIRFPDRISNDPNLASDLPLKTAVFALGSFWRSEAAFGCQNGVVRTTAGYAGGSRINPEYRSLGDHAESVQVEYDPRITSFRELLDVFWSSHDSRQVFGQGPDVGNQYRSIIFTNGTEESRIAALSKEKEQTRSKNSVITTQILQLGVFYPAEPEHQKFELKRNHFLFQLIGNLPEEELERSNLTTKLNGYAAELCPPRSQRQINAKINNIVRKGWPMLREI, from the exons ATGAAGGTAACTGCTTTATTTTTCTTCCTCACTTTTATTTCCCTCTCTGCGAACTCAGCTCTGAGCATCAGATTTCCCGATCGGATCTCCAATGACCCGAATCTAGCATCCGATCTGCCCCTTAAAACTGCGGTTTTCGCTCTCGGCAGCTTTTGGAGGTCGGAGGCGGCGTTCGGATGCCAAAACGGCGTCGTCAGAACCACCGCTGGTTATGCCGGTGGATCTAGGATTAATCCCGAGTACCGAAGCTTAGGAGACCACGCCGAGTCCGTTCAG GTAGAATATGACCCCAGAATTACAAGTTTCCGAGAACTACTTGATGTCTTTTGGAGCAGTCATGATTCTAGGCAAGTGTTTGGTCAAGGTCCTGATGTTGGAAATCAATACCG GTCTATAATCTTCACAAACGGCACTGAAGAATCTCGGATAGCTGCTCTCAGCAAAGAAAAGGAACAAACACGGTCAAAGAACAGCGTTATTACCACTCAAATTCTACAGCTAGGAGTATTTTATCCTGCAGAGCCAGAACATCAG AAATTTGAACTTAAACGCaatcattttcttttccaaTTGATCGGAAACTTGCCCGAGGAAGAGCTCGAGAGGTCCAACCTAACAACAAAACTGAATGGATATGCAGCAGAGCTCTGTCCACCTAGGTCGCAGAGGCAGATTAATGCCAAGATCAATAACATCGTAAGAAAAGGCTGGCCAATGCTAAGGGAGATCTAA
- the LOC121766861 gene encoding phytochrome 2-like, with translation MTKEVELAAQMRDITRWLLESYGGNNDLSNDSNVLSKGSLMEAGYSHATVLGDAACETAVVKLTSTNLLFGFLSYIAKEIKWGGAKHELVEKYDGRTMYPGSSFQAFLEVVKRRSLPWKDVEMYP, from the coding sequence ATGACCAAAGAGGTTGAGTTGGCTGCACAAATGAGGGATATAACTCGATGGCTTCTAGAATCCTATGGTGGAAATAACGATTTAAGCAACGACAGTAATGTTTTAAGCAAAGGCAGCCTCATGGAAGCAGGCTATTCACATGCCACGGTTCTAGGTGATGCTGCATGTGAAACTGCTGTCGTCAAACTTACTTCAACCAACCTTCTGTTTGGGTTCCTATCATATATAGCAAAAGAGATCAAATGGGGTGGTGCAAAACATGAGCTTGTAGAGAAATATGATGGTAGAACTATGTATCCAGGATCATCATTTCAGGCCTTCCTCGAGGTTGTGAAGAGAAGGAGTCTACCGTGGAAAGATGTAGAAATGTATCCATGA